In Ignavibacteria bacterium, the genomic stretch GACCTCCATCTCCTCACGGCTCTGCTGTATGTAGCCTATATCATCAATGATGAGTATGTCGTAGCGTGAGAGCTGCTTTAAGTACCTGGGGAGCCTGAGCTCCTGCTTTGCTATTAAAAGCTCCTGGATAAGGAGGCTCGACTTCTTAAACATCACACTGTAGCCAAGGTGTACCATCTCGTGGGCTATTGCCGAGATAAGATGGGTTTTCCCACTCCCAGGGTTACCAAAGGCAAGAACGTTCTCCCTTCGGTTTACGAAGCCTCCCAGGGTAAGAGAACTCAGCTGTGCTTCGAGCTTCTTCGGGAGCCTCTTACGGTCAAAAGAATCCATCGTTTTCTCCAATGGAAGCCTTGAGTCCTTTAAGAGACGTTCAATGCGTTTGTTCTCACGGCTCTGTTCCTCTTCTGACAAGAGATTATATAAAAACTCCTCATAGCTTATGGCCTCTTTTCTTGCCATCTCTGCATGTGTCTGATAGGAGGAGAGCATGGCAGGAAGACGGAGTATTTTGAACACCTGCTTAATGTCCTGGTGAAGCTGCTTTTCCTTCATGCTGCTACTCCTTCTTCTATTTTCCTTTCAAGCAGTACATCATAAGCCTTTGGATCGATTGACATAACCAGTACGTCACGAATCTGTTCAGGCTGTGTACCTTTATGGAGTATGCCCAGTACTGCTTCATATGATATTTCTCTTTCCTCCCTGAGGAGTCTTTCTATTGCACTGTCGACAAAAGCCTCGTTTTCTTTGGCTGCAAGGTGAAGTATTTTCAGGTATTCCTTTGATGCCCTTTGCGGATTCCTTTCCATGAGGCAGTCATAGGCAACACGGAAACGGTGAGTGGGGAAAAGGTCCTCCTTGTATATGTAATTTTCAAATGCTCCGGGCTTCCGTATGAGGTAATCGATTATGTGATGGTACTGTATGAAGTGTTTCTTCCGTCCTTTAAGCCTTGGGAGCACTTCGACACACCTTTGGGCATACCAGATCTCGATTACTTCCGGCAGAAGCTTTGCCGTTACCTTCTCGCCTATAAGGCGGCTGTGGACCGAGTATGTATTGTGGCAGACCGTAACGGTGCTCCAGCTTTTGACTCTTACTATCTCACGCTTATAACAGTCCACTTTCTGTACGGGCAGGGGTTTTAGAAGCTTTACTTCTTCTTCAAACCTCTTCCTGATGGTAGCGTTCAGTTTTCTGAAGATTGAGGCAAGATAATCCGAGTAGTCTTCTATGCTCTCAAAATCCCTCGATCCTCTCAGCATCAGCTGCTGGTCCATTACTTTTTTCAGACGGTTATGGCTCTGCTCGGTGTCTCCGTTCTGATTAGCCTTGCCCGGTTCTGTTTTCCTTGCCTGCATGCCGTAATGCCTCGTTAAGGCAGCATACCTTTCTGTAAATGCCTCATGGTTGATGCCTGTATTCCTTAC encodes the following:
- a CDS encoding ATP-binding protein, encoding MKEKQLHQDIKQVFKILRLPAMLSSYQTHAEMARKEAISYEEFLYNLLSEEEQSRENKRIERLLKDSRLPLEKTMDSFDRKRLPKKLEAQLSSLTLGGFVNRRENVLAFGNPGSGKTHLISAIAHEMVHLGYSVMFKKSSLLIQELLIAKQELRLPRYLKQLSRYDILIIDDIGYIQQSREEMEVLFTLLAERYERGSIMLTSNLPFSKWDQVFKDPMTAAAAIDRLVHHCIILELNLPSYRLEESKKKKEEEKEEITG
- a CDS encoding IS21 family transposase, with product MLINKGLTQETASEKAGIAERTARKYLKEGRLPDELRKDHTWKTREDPFKEDEERIKEMLSDNPSLEAKTVFEYLIAENPDRYNWGQLRTLQRRFKQWRALSGPSREVIFPQVHHPAHLCQSDFTSMNHLNITIRGEKFNHLVYHFILTYSNWQTGTICRSESFEALSDGFQRALWELGGVPDLHQTDSLSAAVRNTGINHEAFTERYAALTRHYGMQARKTEPGKANQNGDTEQSHNRLKKVMDQQLMLRGSRDFESIEDYSDYLASIFRKLNATIRKRFEEEVKLLKPLPVQKVDCYKREIVRVKSWSTVTVCHNTYSVHSRLIGEKVTAKLLPEVIEIWYAQRCVEVLPRLKGRKKHFIQYHHIIDYLIRKPGAFENYIYKEDLFPTHRFRVAYDCLMERNPQRASKEYLKILHLAAKENEAFVDSAIERLLREEREISYEAVLGILHKGTQPEQIRDVLVMSIDPKAYDVLLERKIEEGVAA